Proteins found in one Herbiconiux sp. A18JL235 genomic segment:
- a CDS encoding CocE/NonD family hydrolase translates to MNAIRRAATLGTAIALGAVMLTAGPAFAEGTNPAPAPAPAASAVTLSEAASALSRGTTHAQNPSVPEGTAWTEHYFPSPVASSNGDAVTLHADVLRPEGLALDARTPVIMSVGPYFSHSGMNEDTHPEHTGPSARFTDLIVGAGLPAKGYTFVYVDLRGFGGSTGCIDWQGPGEQGDVVAAVEWAASQPWSTGAVGLYGKSYDASTGLVGIDRQPEGLEAVVAQEPSWSAYDYLVTNDVPRPQQILSPQSYLGIANLPGVDRAYQQDGYDIAPDTDTYLTAAAYEKTHPECAETVLAGTKATDRSGEFWSIRDFPANVNGSTVPLLFTQGLTEQNTKPESMQEFLTNHGGEQRGWLGPWDHVRGNEKDAEGRLQMGRAGWFDEVMDFYDRHLVQHSDSILSRFFVQDNFGHWRVQDAWGTTPKSVAIELRPGSYLDTGRGTVVDDEPDPTNPNPLVQTAALAAGDSPGAPGTRADGADAGGGIDDAPATNDQKLGVITESQALRTDVRLTGTPSIELRTEGTGNVAVQLWDVAPDRTAVTINQNVAKLSTDGATRFTLLGMDWTLLAGHTLAVSYDTIDWGYWSPTPSNAEVVVTRATLDVDVEPTATDVPTEGDRAPFLDEYIKRFTWDDPLPVTAPSFTLSASTGSIGTSAASVVAGGTVEIVGAGYDPGAPVGLSWVAGEVDGAVADAQGAFRASVTVPAGLEPGILTLTATAEDGSVSSLDLEVTAAVVPTPTATPAPAPTTTPAPAPGEPGAGSGGSLAATGAPFGAFGAGASVAVLASLLGAALVLLRRRAPRS, encoded by the coding sequence ATGAACGCGATCCGACGCGCGGCGACACTGGGTACGGCGATCGCCCTGGGCGCGGTGATGCTCACCGCCGGCCCGGCGTTCGCGGAGGGGACGAACCCGGCACCTGCGCCCGCGCCTGCCGCATCCGCCGTCACCCTGTCCGAGGCGGCATCCGCCCTCTCCCGCGGCACCACCCACGCCCAGAACCCCTCCGTGCCCGAGGGCACGGCCTGGACGGAGCACTACTTCCCCTCCCCCGTCGCCTCCTCGAACGGAGACGCCGTCACCCTGCACGCCGACGTGCTGCGCCCCGAGGGCCTCGCCCTCGACGCCCGCACCCCGGTCATCATGTCGGTCGGCCCGTACTTCTCGCACTCGGGCATGAACGAAGACACCCACCCCGAGCACACCGGCCCCTCCGCGCGCTTCACCGACCTCATCGTGGGTGCCGGGCTGCCGGCGAAGGGCTATACCTTCGTCTACGTCGACCTGCGCGGCTTCGGCGGCAGCACCGGCTGCATCGACTGGCAGGGCCCGGGCGAGCAGGGCGATGTTGTGGCGGCGGTGGAGTGGGCGGCGAGCCAACCCTGGTCGACCGGCGCCGTCGGCCTCTACGGCAAGTCGTACGACGCCTCCACGGGCCTCGTCGGCATCGACCGGCAGCCCGAGGGCCTCGAGGCCGTCGTGGCCCAGGAGCCCAGCTGGAGCGCCTACGACTATCTCGTCACGAACGACGTCCCCCGCCCGCAGCAGATCCTCAGCCCCCAGTCGTACCTCGGCATCGCGAACCTCCCCGGCGTCGACCGCGCCTACCAGCAGGACGGGTACGACATCGCACCCGACACCGACACCTACCTGACGGCAGCCGCCTACGAGAAAACGCACCCCGAGTGCGCCGAGACCGTGCTCGCCGGCACGAAGGCGACCGACCGTTCCGGTGAGTTCTGGAGCATCCGTGACTTCCCCGCGAACGTGAACGGCTCGACGGTTCCCCTCCTGTTCACGCAGGGGCTCACCGAGCAGAACACCAAGCCCGAGAGCATGCAGGAGTTCCTCACGAACCACGGTGGCGAGCAGCGCGGCTGGCTCGGCCCGTGGGACCACGTGCGCGGCAACGAGAAGGACGCAGAGGGCCGTCTCCAGATGGGGAGGGCCGGATGGTTCGACGAGGTGATGGACTTCTACGACCGGCACCTCGTACAGCACAGCGACAGCATCCTGTCGCGCTTCTTCGTGCAGGACAACTTCGGGCACTGGAGAGTGCAGGATGCGTGGGGCACGACCCCGAAGTCGGTCGCGATCGAGCTGCGGCCGGGCTCCTATCTCGACACCGGCCGGGGCACCGTCGTCGACGACGAACCCGACCCGACCAACCCGAACCCGCTCGTGCAGACGGCGGCACTGGCCGCGGGCGACAGCCCCGGCGCGCCCGGTACCCGTGCCGACGGAGCGGATGCCGGCGGCGGCATCGACGACGCCCCGGCGACGAACGACCAGAAGCTCGGCGTCATCACCGAGTCGCAGGCGCTGCGCACCGACGTGCGCCTCACCGGAACCCCCTCGATCGAGCTGCGCACCGAGGGCACCGGCAACGTCGCGGTGCAGCTGTGGGACGTCGCGCCCGACCGCACAGCGGTCACGATCAACCAGAACGTCGCGAAGCTCTCCACCGACGGGGCCACCCGTTTCACGCTGCTCGGCATGGACTGGACGCTCCTCGCCGGTCACACCCTCGCCGTCAGCTACGACACCATCGACTGGGGCTACTGGAGCCCCACGCCGAGCAACGCCGAGGTGGTCGTCACTCGGGCGACACTCGATGTCGACGTCGAACCCACCGCCACCGACGTCCCCACCGAGGGCGACCGTGCCCCCTTCCTCGACGAGTACATCAAGCGCTTCACCTGGGACGACCCTCTGCCCGTCACCGCGCCCTCGTTCACGCTCTCGGCCTCGACCGGGTCGATCGGCACGAGTGCCGCGTCGGTCGTCGCCGGCGGCACCGTCGAGATCGTCGGTGCGGGGTACGACCCCGGTGCACCGGTGGGGCTCTCCTGGGTCGCGGGTGAGGTCGACGGCGCGGTGGCGGATGCGCAGGGCGCGTTCCGCGCATCCGTCACCGTACCCGCCGGTCTGGAGCCGGGCATCCTGACGCTGACCGCCACGGCGGAGGACGGCAGCGTCTCGTCGCTCGACCTCGAGGTGACGGCAGCGGTCGTGCCCACGCCGACGGCGACCCCGGCGCCCGCACCCACCACGACGCCCGCGCCGGCTCCCGGCGAGCCGGGTGCCGGGTCGGGCGGGTCGCTCGCGGCGACCGGAGCGCCTTTCGGCGCCTTCGGTGCCGGTGCCTCGGTGGCGGTGCTCGCCTCCCTCCTCGGCGCGGCCCTCGTCCTGCTGCGCCGGCGTGCGCCGCGCAGCTGA